One Setaria viridis chromosome 5, Setaria_viridis_v4.0, whole genome shotgun sequence genomic region harbors:
- the LOC117859092 gene encoding protein disulfide isomerase-like 2-2: MAISQISRGTLALLLAAVLAAAPAALADGDEVVALTESTFEKEVGQDRGALVEFYAPWCGHCKKLAPEYERLGASFKKAKSVLIAKVDCDEHKSVCSKYGVSGYPTIQWFPKGSLEPKKYEGQRTAEALAEFVNTEGGTNVKLATIPSSVVVLTPETFDSVVLDETKDVLVEFYAPWCGHCKSLAPTYEKVASAFKLDEGVVIANLDADKHRDLAEKYGVTGFPTLKFFPKGNKAGEDYDGGRDLGDFVKFINEKSGTSRDTKGQLTSEAGRIASLDALAKEFLGAASDKQKEILSSMEEEVAKLSGSAAKHGKVYVTIAKKVIEKGNDYTKKETERLQRMLEKSISPSKADEFIIKKNVLSTFSS, from the exons ATGGCgatctcccagatctcccgcgggACCCtggccctcctcctcgccgccgtccttgccgcggccccggccgcgcttgcggacggcgacgaggtggtGGCCCTCACCGAGTCCACCTTCGAGAAGGAGGTCGGGCAGGACCGCGGCGCCCTCGTCGAGTTCTACGCCCCCTG GTGTGGTCACTGCAAGAAGCTTGCTCCTGAGTACGAAAGACTTGGTGCAAGTTTTAAGAAAGCTAAATCCGTCTTGATTGCCAAG GTTGATTGTGATGAGCACAAGAGTGTGTGCAGCAAGTATGGAGTTTCTGGGTATCCAACAATCCAGTGGTTCCCGAAAGGATCCTTGGAGCCCAAAAA GTACGAAGGACAGCGCACTGCAGAAGCCCTTGCTGAATTTGTTAATACCGAAGGAG GCACAAACGTAAAGCTGGCAACCATTCCTTCAAGTGTTGTGGTGCTCACCCCAGAGACATTTGACTCGGTAGTTCTTGATGAAACAAAAGATGTCCTTGTTGAGTTCTATGCCCCATG GTGTGGTCATTGCAAGAGTCTTGCTCCG acttATGAGAAGGTGGCTTCTGCTTTCAAGTTGGATGAGGGAGTCGTTATTGCAAACCTTGATGCTGACAAACACAGGGATTTGGCTGAAAA GTATGGAGTTACTGGATTCCCTACATTGAAGTTTTTCCCAAAGGGAAACAAAGCTGGTGAAGATTATGATGGTGGCAGGGACTTGGGTGACTTTGTCAAGTTCATTAATGAGAAGAGTGGTACCAGCCGTGATACAAAGGGTCAGCTCACCTCAGAG GCTGGCCGGATAGCAAGTTTGGATGCCCTGGCTAAGGAGTTCCTTGGTGCTGCCAGTGACAAGCAGAAGGAAATCCTTTCTAGTATGGAGGAGGAGGTAGCTAAGCTCAGTGGTTCAGCTGCAAA GCATggaaaggtctatgtaaccatCGCAAAGAAGGTCATAGAGAAAGGCAACGACTATACTAAGAAGGAAACCGAGAGGCTTCAACGCATGTTGGAGAAG TCCATCAGCCCCTCGAAGGCCGATGAATTTATCATCAAGAAGAACGTTCTTTCAACATTCTCTTCCTAA